The following are encoded in a window of Pristis pectinata isolate sPriPec2 chromosome 1, sPriPec2.1.pri, whole genome shotgun sequence genomic DNA:
- the LOC127574361 gene encoding pro-glucagon-like produces MKGIGSVAAVLLLMLIQNSCQKPMHDTEEISSTLETSEKQLDKSNSLQDVKRHSEGTFASDYSKYMDNRRAKDFVQWLMNTKRNGDKTKRHAEGTYTSDVSSYLEVKAAKDFIDWLIKGRGRREFPEEGKENLNEVIPEDMDRRHADGTFTSEISVVLDTMAAKEFLNWLINSKTIQSR; encoded by the exons ATGAAAGGTATTGGCTCTGTTGCTGCCGTGCTGCTTTTGATGCTAATACAAAATAGTTGCCAAAAACCAATGCACGACACGGAAGAAATATCCAG TACACTGGAGACATCAGAGAAACAATTGGATAAGTCCAATTCACTGCAGGATGTGAAACGCCATTCTGAAGGCACCTTTGCCAGTGATTACAGTAAATATATGGACAATAGACGTGCAAAAGACTTTGTACAATGGCTAATGAATACAAAACGAAAtgg TGACAAAACAAAGAGACATGCAGAAGGAACTTATACAAGCGATG TAAGTTCTTATCTAGAGGTGAAGGCAGCAAAGGACTTTATTGACTGGCTAATAAAGGGACGTGGCAGAAGGGA GTTTCCAGAAGAAGGTAAAGAAAACCTGAATGAAGTGATTCCTGAGGACATGGACAGAAGGCATGCTGATGGAACCTTCACCAGTGAAATTAGTGTTGTCTTGGACACCATGGCTGCCAAGGAGTTTTTGAACTGGCTCATAAACTCCAAAACCATCCAGTCAAGGTAA